One Brassica napus cultivar Da-Ae chromosome C2, Da-Ae, whole genome shotgun sequence DNA window includes the following coding sequences:
- the LOC125581978 gene encoding uncharacterized protein LOC125581978, with the protein MHLEALQEKDPRCRQNQTLLWKLHVEQFTQWVKDKIYSNPEEQSKKLKWLAFGPRNSVARYKGLIINGHRFQIESLKRKTQNSGVAYDAFSMCRSSAKDSKHMADIVSYYGVIEEIILLDYHMFHVPLFRCKWANKGHGLKVEDGFTVVNFHLSQAAFQKDPYILPSQAKQVFYSNDDSSDWSVVMRAPPRGYHELETEEEFAAPPVFVEENEDLGNDCSDDESFCCRDDCEGVLVVE; encoded by the exons ATGCATTTGGAAGCGTTGCAAGAGAAAGATCCTCGTTGTCGGCAAAATCAGACTCTGTTATGGAAGTTACATGTGGAACAGTTTACACAATGGGTAAAGGATAAG ATTTATTCTAACCCAGAGGAGCAGTCGAAAAAGCTAAAATGGTTAGCATTTGGACCAAGAAATTCAGTTGCAAGGTACAAAGGCTTAATCATCAATGGACATCGCTTTCAGATAGAGTCGCTAAAGAGGAAGACTCAGAACAGTGGGGTAGCATATGATGCTTTCAGTATGTGTAGATCGAGTGCAAAAGATAGTAAACATATGGCAGATATAGTATCCTACTACGGAGTGATAGAAGAGATTATACTACTCGACTACCATATGTTCCACGTCCCACTCTTCAGGTGTAAGTGGGCCAACAAAGGGCATGGTTTGAAGGTGGAAGATGGTTTTACGGTTGTGAACTTCCACTTAAGCCAAGCAGCATTCCAAAAAGATCCATACATTCTGCCGTCACAAGCAAAGCAAGTGTTTTATTCCAATGATGACTCTTCTGATTGGTCTGTGGTTATGAGGGCACCACCTAGAGGGTATCACGAGTTAGAGACAGAAGAAGAGTTTGCTGCTCCACCAGTATTCGTCGAGGAGAATGAAGATTTGGGAAATGATTGTTCTGATGATGAGAGTTTCTGTTGTAGGGATGATTGTGAGGGGGTCTTAGTTGTGGAGTAA
- the LOC125581977 gene encoding uncharacterized protein LOC125581977, whose product MKLEAKQAELVDVVRGLQEQLHNLTESRRVEVGSTSEVNTDVYKGGRGCQILDWCVEEEVVIGEGEFVSFDAAYKIGRIPIGPNTAAIIVKSYEEQEAGPLWRPSVTVRTLRQAVGQVIAWPVDRFILDSEMDSPTHKTAGSAVTSDDKINIYDWNSTGVIVAEGRLCSTDPDDLVNDIPLGPGAAIVKVDVAVVEDAYQWRPVSDEMFLMSHAVKMKISWPQNKIQQISQQAMKETISKNSSPKSVSHSSDSSKSGKRKCILLDCKGSGNKVAEGRVFSTDPEAKVHFFPLGPNASKVWVDVVKIGEAPVWRGNSEIQFIDDALGVPIAWPNEFLIIC is encoded by the exons ATGAAGCTTGAGGCCAAACAAGCAGAACTAGTGGATGTAGTTCGTGGCTTGCAGGAACAACTTCATAACTTGACTGAATCAAGGAGAGTTGAAGTTGGGTCTACCTCTGAAGTGAATACTGATGTTTACAAAGGGGGCCGTGGATGTCAGATTTTGGATTGGTGTGTAGAGGAAGAGGTTGTTATTGGGGAAGGAGAGTTTGTTTCATTTGACGCAGCGTACAAGATTGGACGCATTCCAATAGGTCCTAACACGGCTGCTATTATTGTCAAGTCATATGAGGAGCAAGAAGCAGGGCCACTATGGAGGCCTTCAGTAACTGTCAGAACACTGAGGCAAGCTGTTGGACAAGTTATCGCATGGCCAGTAGATAGGTTCATATTGGACAGTGAAATGGACTCTCCAACTCATAAGACTGCTGGTTCTGCG GTGACAAGTGATGATAAgataaacatatatgattggAATTCAACTGGTGTAATTGTTGCTGAGGGTCGTTTGTGTTCGACGGACCCAGATGATCTGGTAAACGACATCCCACTAGGTCCAGGTGCTGCTATTGTGAAGGTTGATGTGGCAGTTGTTGAAGATGCATATCAATGGAGACCAGTTTCCGATGAAATGTTTCTGATGAGTCATGCAGTTAAGATGAAAATCTCATGGCCTCAAAATAAGATTCAACAGATTAGTCAGCAAGCCATGAAGGAGACGATATCAAAGAATAGCTCTCCCAAG AGTGTAAGTCACAGCTCTGATAGCAGCAAAAGTGGTAAAAGAAAGTGCATCCTCTTAGATTGCAAAGGGTCTGGCAATAAGGTGGCTGAAGGTAGAGTTTTTTCAACCGATCCAGAAGCTAAAGTTCATTTTTTCCCCTTGGGTCCCAATGCAAGCAAGGTATGGGTCGATGTCGTTAAAATTGGAGAAGCACCTGTTTGGAGAGGAAATTCAGAGATTCAGTTCATTGATGATGCTTTAGGTGTTCCAATAGCTTGGCCTAATGAATTTCTCATTATCTGTTGA